A stretch of DNA from Arachis hypogaea cultivar Tifrunner chromosome 19, arahy.Tifrunner.gnm2.J5K5, whole genome shotgun sequence:
ATTTGTATTACATGTTGATTTGATATTAAATTCTCTGTTACTATTACATAATTAGCTCTATATATATGAATTCGAATTTATAGAGACATCAAGTAAAGATGTGACTAGCGAGTCTTTGGATCCAAAAGAAGATACAGATTCAAAGGAGCTTCATCTGAGTGAACGAAAATTCAGAGAGTTCATCTGTGGAGAGGAAGCACTAAGAATATCACCAGCAGAACCATATTGTCTAAATCGTCCAATCCGCAGAGGACATTTGAATATTTCGCAACATTATTCCATGCAGCAGGTACTTATCATTTTCAAACCATAATGCAGTGCATGAAAGTAATGTGAATTGGATACCTTTGTTGATTGATGGgatggaaaaaaaatatagataatatTTATCTTTGGAATTATGTAAGTTCATTTTGTATCATAATGTAATGCCAAATGTTATAGGGAGCCTTGAATTAGTTGTATTGTTTAAAatggttattattaatatttatggaTGCAACATAACAGTAAAGTAATTTGTGAAATATACATATTCCCTGCCTGTTTGTTCCTGAAAAGTTATGGCAAATGTTGAAGTTTTCTGAACTCCTGTAACTGTAGAATTATATGCTTTAACTTTAAAGAAAACAGATAATATACATGTTTCAGTAAAACAAGTGATTTGTTGTATTATTGTGTCTGTTTTAACCTAAAAGAATTAAtcatagaataaaacaaaatggGAAAGCAGTAGAAAGAAAAGTACTTCATTTACCAAGTATGCACGCTCTAAAACTTGGAACAAAGTGATAGTTATTGAACCACAAACAAGTATTGTTCTTGAGCTCAGAGAAGCACTAGTTACTTCTAAGAGTGGGAAAATTCATTGAAATGTCAATTGTAGGTATCACCAATACTGAAGTAGATGATGCTACAATTGAGGAAACTCACAATACAGATTTAAGCAGTTTTTGGAGCTTAAAATGTTAGTATTGTCATGAAGATTTCTATAGTGTGCGAAAATTCCACTTTGTTGCTCTTACTGATATTACTTCTTTCTTCATCATAGCATCACCAATGGCTATAGTTTTTTTAATACTTTTGTTACCAGTTGCACTCTTTGCTGATTCCCTTTTCTAGATTAGGATCGTTTGAATCTAAACTTCAACCTTTATGTCTGATTTATTGGGATCCTTTATGTTGCCTATATAAGCTTTGTCTTGGTGATGTTAGCATATTAATTAGAGTTCTGAAGTActttttgtgatttttattttttttttgtctctttcgTTCTACATCACTACCACTTGCCTATTTTGCAGGTACTTGAGGATCTGCACACTATATGGGATTGGATTTTAGTAGAGAAACTGCATATTCCTCGTAATGAAAGAAATATGTATTCTGCGGTTCTTGTGTTGCCAGAAACATTTGATAATCGTGGTATGTAGGACTTGATTTTCTAAAACTTGGAATGTTTCACCttattttaaaatgattaagTAATTTAAGGAAAATGTATCTTCTAGTCATTTTAAATGTTAGATTCCTTAGTAGCTGCGTTTTCACACCCCTGCCGTAGTTATTTTATGCGTTTGTCTTTGCCATGaacagaaataaaagaaatgCTATCTTTAGTATTACAAGGTCTCTGTTTCGGCTCAGCAGTGGTGCACCAGGTGTGTGTCCTTCCATCTCTATgttagaattttatattttcagtGCAGGATCATGCTACTCACATGAGATGCTGTCATTAACATTTACCTCTAGGGGTATATTGAACTCCCTTGATGTCATTAACTAGAGTTTAGATGGATACTGGTATTTTCCAGCAAGCTTTATTCAGTCTGATATTAGAATCAAGCATGATGGTGAATGAAATGAACTAATTGTGTAGAGCGAAGCTATTGTGGTCCTCAATTTGCTTGACTCTTCAAGAGATGCATTTTTTATATATAGCAATTTTGCAGTCACACAATGTTGCTAAACAATTTCTAAATGGAAGGCTTTATGTTGAATTCAATTTCCCAAGTTTTAACTTGCTTGCCCTATCCTTTTGTGCTCTGATGGTTAAAGAAAAAAAACCCTGTTCTACATCAGGGTTCATGATCTTGAAGGATGACGATATTTGATTATAGAATGATTGTGGTGGAGATCAAACACTAGAGAATATGATAAGTCACGCTTTTTGTGCATATAAGGGAGCCGGAAGGTCTTGTTATTTTCTGAGTTGGATTTCTCCATTACTTTCTAATGGCCTCGTATTGATTTGGTTGACCAGGAAGGTCTTGCTGCTGTTTTTGGAAACGGATTATCAACGGCATGTGTTGTAAATATTGGTTCGCAAGTGACATCCCTGATATGCATAGAGGTAATTCCAATTGcagcttctgtcttctacttatTATTTGTGTAACTTGTAACACGTATTGTTTATTGCTTACTACttattatgatttaatttataattCTAGTTCTCTACAATGATACAAAACATGACTAATTTTGGCAGTTATTTGTTTATTCTCTTGTTCAGGATGGAGGTGCACTGCCAACCACTGTAAAAACTTTGCCTTTTGGTGGCGAGGTACGAAACATGGTTTCTTACTTCCATTAAATAATTACTTCACGTCTTCTATAAACCCATTAAAATAGTCACTAATACTTGATCCAAGGACCAAGGGCACACTCATAAAAAAAGCAGAGCTGTATATTTCATTAAGAAAATTGCAACAATAGCATATTGTTGACAAGTACCTCATGTGACATTCATAAAGATTTAACTTTTCTGAAGCCTATGAATCTGCAACAAATCAtttctattaattatatatatagtggCCCAAACCAAATTTTTCACCTAACCTTATTAATCGAAAAAGGCTCAAATACTGGAAAGTATAGTTGGATTATGAGATAGAAACAAGAAGGATTTACCGTGATAAGAACTGTGGTTGACAACAAAGGTCTGATACCATCCTTAATGATAACTGACCTAAAGTTGACTCATATAATTCCTATAGTTGAAAACAGTCAGCAAAGCACATGGTGAAACATGTGTCTCATTTAATAAATGGTAAATTACACTGACACTGACCTTGAAGAGATCACACTTGATGCTCCTATATTTTGTAACACTTGTCACTGACCTTTCCTATAAACATAACATTGAGGTCAGTATAAGTATAAAAAAATCAAGAGGTGTCAAGTGTAATATCACTCGATCTCAGTGGAGGTCAATGTAAATTGCCCTTTAATAAATGAAACTTGTGCTTATCAGTTTGTGTAATGATTGTATATCATGCAAATATGCAATACGTTGTTCTATCTATTTCTATGTGCAATGATTTTTATAGTTCCTTGTATTATGTAGCTGATATTATTCTGTATcctaatttttgtttttccagttagtttttattattgtcTAAATATTAACTTCATATTTTCAGGATATATCAAGGTGCCTTCTCTGGACCCAAAGGCACCACCAGACATGGCCTCAAATTCGTACAGATATTTTGACAAAGCCTATAGATCTGTTAATGTTAAATCAACTTAAAGAGACATATTGTGAGATCAAAGTGAGTTGTTGTACTTTTTAATTCAGTTGTAATTCTTTCACCTTTCATTAAGTTTGCTGAAATTTCCTTTAGTGATTCAGATATCAACGTCATTTTCGGGTGCAACATGTCCATTTGTTCAAATTTTATATACATTATTATTGGGttagaaaattaaatattaaattaatataaaatgatATTAAACAATACACTCAATTCCTCTCACTGTAATTTGTCCACATAATTTCTTTCTGCTGCCCTTTTTTTATTGCATTGCACTCATACATGATTCAGCAACCTTCTAGTTTCAGAAAGTGAATTGTAGTCGTGCCAAAGCTAAGCTGAGGCATTTTGAACATGTGTAACTTGTGAAAATTAATCAACTTAGAATTGATCAGTGTTTTGTTTATTGGTGCTTGCTTCCTCCAAACATGGCTTCATTTTAAATCTTGTGTTTTCCTGTCTATAGGAGGGAGAACATGAAGCTGTTGCTGTAGTTCATTCGTATGAGGACAGAGCACCAGCTGGATCTCACAAGACAAGACTTACTGCTCTAAATGTGTGTATCCTCGGttgaattctttcttcatttTACCTCGCATGTTGCCTTCGGATAATGCTGATTATTATTGCTCAGGTTCCTCCGATGGGTTTGTTCTATCCTACGCTTCTTGTTCCTGATGTCTATCCTCCTCCACCTCGTACTTGGTTAGTGTATTACTGAAGCTTTCATGCTGTGTGCATGTTTGCAAACAAAATGTATGTTTACATAACCCTAACGGCATTGCCTTGCCAGGTTTAATGACTATGAGGATATGCTAGAAGAACCATGGCATATGGAATATACTCGTCCTGATACATTTTATCCCAATGTTGGTGGAGGAATACCAATGTGGGAAAGCTATCCAATTTTCGCAACTAAgccaaaaagagaagaaaaagtagGCCTTGCGGAGGCTATTTCTAACTGCATTCTCTCAACTGGTagcattttcatcccttttttcCTGTATTTGTATGCATAAATTTGAAGCCTTATTTAACTGTATGTTGCTGTATTCACAGGTCGCATAGACATCCAGAGAAAACTATTCTGTAGCATACAATTGGTGAGATTTTTTGTGAACATTTGAGCTTAGTGTATTTGTGTTCTTAATATTACAAAATGATATGAAATAATTGACATTTGACACCTCTAAACAGACTGGTGGAGTGGCTTTGACAAATGGTTTAGTTTCCGCATTAGAAGAAAGGTTTGTCTTAATTTTGTTTGATCTTGTAGCATATTTAAATGCTTTATTACCAAATGATTTGCTGCAATACTGAAATTTGGGATGATAGTTACTGTATTTTTCATAATTTTGCTTTCTAAATATGCTAACAACACATGGAAACCCATTATACTTATAAGCACGTTATCATATTAACAATGTTGGCCTAAAAGTCATATGATTAGTGCATGTGATTTTTCATTGATAGGTCATATGCAAGTAGAATCTTGGAAGAAAAATGCATTCGCATTGATTTAATGACCTCTAACATCAATTTGTTTCTTTTGGTTGTAACCAATTTTTTAGATTTGAGCAGTATTGGCCTCTCTATAGaatatttctgttttttttaactCGTCCTGCTTAGCCTTATTATATTTCGATAAATCATGTCAAATCAGAAAATGCTAGTGTCTTGAaagattttgttattattattattattattattattattattatttttggtaaaTATTAAGCTAATGGATCAATCTTGTCTTACTTTATGCAGAGTCTTACATGCCATTCCTCCAAATGAAGCAATTGATACTGTGGAGGTTAGTTTCACATCCTATTTTGTGGTGTTGTCACTAATTTTTAATGGTGCAAGTTATTTGCATAATCATTattgtttaattatttatacCTGGTAATTGTTATAGATCTGCAATGTGTACCTGAtatcttcttttgttttttcttttctttttccgatAATGTAAAATTTTACAAAACCTCTCAATCAAGGGATGGTGAACTCAGAGAGTTTGCACTACATCTCACAACTACCAAAACAGGAGAATCACATTTAAAAACAGACAAAACCAATATAAAAGAAATGAGAAATGATACATCACTACGTTTTGGTACACCTTGAAGTATACAACTTTCTTTCATTATATTCTCTTTTATAGTTGAAAATGGAAGATGTAAACAAAGGTGTACTAAAAGATTAGTGCAAATAATACAActcaaaaagaaattcaaaagatatatactttcttttttttgttgaatATTGCAAGTTTCTTATGATGGAGCTTTTACTAATGACACGTGGTTGATTTTGTCAAATGATATCTTTCTGGACATGGCACTCAGGTCTTACAATCAAGGATGAATCCAACATTTGTGCCATGGAAAGGCGGTGCGGTATGTTCAATTTGTTTGACCATCGTACTCAATCTTTATGAATTGAGAAATGCTTTCAAGTTAACACATTCTTGGTTGTTACTAACATATGGCTTTGCAGATTCTTGGAGTCCTTGATTTGGGCAGGGATGCTTGGATAAATAGAGAGGATTGGATTCAGAACGGGATTCATGTTGGAAGCAACAGAAAGTACAAGGATTCTTATTACATACAAGCTCAAGCAATGTGTTATTTGAATTCTTGAAAAGCTATTTTAGCACATTATTAGTAGTAGTTTCTCTTCTAACACTAAATTAATAAATGATTATTGCAAACTAACCACGTTTGAAAACTACCGATCCTTTTATCTGTGAATGTTTTGTGAATACTTGTGGAAATAGTCTCAATTTGAGAAGGTAAAGTGGTTTGAAAGCTACTGGCTGTTTTGCGTGGGAAGGTGTTGTTAACAAATGTGGAAATAGTCCCACATCAGGGAAGAGGAGTTCAAGCGTGGGTATTGGTGTTCTATAAATAGGATTAGAAGgtaaacttgaaaaattaaaagggtCGGTTGGCTATGTATGCCACACTCATCCGAAGTTGGTGAGTGCTGTATGGCTATCAAGACATATGGCCGACATAATTTCTGGAAACTCATTAGGGTTGGCTCGCATTGGCCGACCCTCCTATGaagtttaaaataaattgaaagtgTAATAATGACTTATAATAATAAGCCCAATTATCATAACTTCTTTGATTCTTCTCCCTCTTTAATTTCACCTGGTTTTTTGTTTTATCAATTGAAATACATGACCAAGTTACTCCTCTAAATTGCCATTTTATTTctgattcaaataataataattgatgcCCATTTTGTCTTCCCTTAAGTGTTCGAGTCTCcctatggtaaaaaaaaaaaaaaaaaaatttaattgatgCCATTTTGTttctgataataataataataataataataatagatgccTTTCACTATTGATTCCATGCACTTTGAGCGTGGGGTGGTTTGAACCTTTTGGAATGGTTTTTGTTTTCTTCGGATCTGCGTTGTAAGCAGTGTCTAAAATGGTTTTTGTTAAAGCAAGAGATGAAATTTTGACAAGAATAATTCTTTTATAATTTATAGAGTAAATTTTGTCCTATGGAGTGATTTTATCATCgtaataaatttatcaataaagTAAGAAAGATATAAGAGAGAAAATAATTAATACTGGATAAATACAGTAGAGAAAGAAGTTGATTTTCTTATatagtaaataattttttttcttttaatggaTTTGTTAAACACGATAAATGTATCTACATTCTGCTTTTTGCATCCTAcgagaaataagaaaaaatattaaaaaaatacattccCTATTTTACGAAAAGaaccaacaataataataataataataataataataataataataaattttgcaACCTGCAAAGCGTAAATAAaagaactaaaataaataaaatccattTTGCAGCCGGCGAACATGGCCCATATTTCGAGAAATTATCTACAATTAGGAGTAGCAAATGGACCTAAATCTGGTTTGCGTAACCCGCCAAAATAGGCGGGTCAGATTGAAAAATTGAAACCGTCACATGTCAAAAGTTCGCCTAATCCGCCCCGCTTAAACCGTGGGTTTTACCGGAGCGGGGCGGTCTTCCCTGCCAGGCTGcttaggatttttttaaatatgttctaatttagtgttttggattatgttttatttttgatTGATTATGTTCTAAATTtgtagatatttaattatatattttggacaatatttattttacttggataatgttggttttattattggttcaaaaaatttggtttatgattatgtttattacatatttataaatataaagaatttaatgtttgttaatttagaaattataattttttttatatctttagaaattataaatttattaaaatagttgtgaaattatgtatattatttaatatttttttggtaatttatattatttaatacttaaTAGGAAAAAAAATGAGATTCAAGTCCGTCAGCTCGCTGTTGGGCGAGGCGGGATAAGATTTTAGAACCGTCTCATTAAGCGAGGCAGGGCAGGTCAGCCCACCAAAGGGTGGGATTTTGGTGGGACGGGACGGGTTTCCCTACTTACCACTCCTACCTATAACCTTCTTTTTAGGTCATCTTACCAAATTAATctctataataaaaattttagaagttAATATtatcgttttcttttcttctctttccttttctttttattatgttcAGTTGTTTTCTCTATACGAAGCAGCTTGGGTGATTTTCATTCTATTAGGCTAAAAGTGAGTCGAGTTAAGTTGAACTATGCTAAGTGTAAGTTTGGCTCATG
This window harbors:
- the LOC112776204 gene encoding actin-related protein 9 isoform X2 yields the protein MSERGSNLVVINPGSANVRIGLASQDTPFNIPHCIARHTKQVPRRNVQDQMLNSQITTAQHMEREKAYDVIASILKIPFLDEEAPSNAFPRKMGRVDGHNPHIIRKDLPFSWTNVYEVVSMSSALETSSKDVTSESLDPKEDTDSKELHLSERKFREFICGEEALRISPAEPYCLNRPIRRGHLNISQHYSMQQVLEDLHTIWDWILVEKLHIPRNERNMYSAVLVLPETFDNREIKEMLSLVLQGLCFGSAVVHQEGLAAVFGNGLSTACVVNIGSQVTSLICIEDGGALPTTVKTLPFGGEDISRCLLWTQRHHQTWPQIRTDILTKPIDLLMLNQLKETYCEIKEGEHEAVAVVHSYEDRAPAGSHKTRLTALNVPPMGLFYPTLLVPDVYPPPPRTWFNDYEDMLEEPWHMEYTRPDTFYPNVGGGIPMWESYPIFATKPKREEKVGLAEAISNCILSTGRIDIQRKLFCSIQLTGGVALTNGLVSALEERVLHAIPPNEAIDTVEVLQSRMNPTFVPWKGGAILGVLDLGRDAWINREDWIQNGIHVGSNRKYKDSYYIQAQAMCYLNS
- the LOC112776204 gene encoding actin-related protein 9 isoform X1, which translates into the protein MDYLKTALPSQIMSERGSNLVVINPGSANVRIGLASQDTPFNIPHCIARHTKQVPRRNVQDQMLNSQITTAQHMEREKAYDVIASILKIPFLDEEAPSNAFPRKMGRVDGHNPHIIRKDLPFSWTNVYEVVSMSSALETSSKDVTSESLDPKEDTDSKELHLSERKFREFICGEEALRISPAEPYCLNRPIRRGHLNISQHYSMQQVLEDLHTIWDWILVEKLHIPRNERNMYSAVLVLPETFDNREIKEMLSLVLQGLCFGSAVVHQEGLAAVFGNGLSTACVVNIGSQVTSLICIEDGGALPTTVKTLPFGGEDISRCLLWTQRHHQTWPQIRTDILTKPIDLLMLNQLKETYCEIKEGEHEAVAVVHSYEDRAPAGSHKTRLTALNVPPMGLFYPTLLVPDVYPPPPRTWFNDYEDMLEEPWHMEYTRPDTFYPNVGGGIPMWESYPIFATKPKREEKVGLAEAISNCILSTGRIDIQRKLFCSIQLTGGVALTNGLVSALEERVLHAIPPNEAIDTVEVLQSRMNPTFVPWKGGAILGVLDLGRDAWINREDWIQNGIHVGSNRKYKDSYYIQAQAMCYLNS